The Streptomyces sp. 11x1 genomic sequence CGAGATCGGCCACGGCCACCGGTGGGGCCGCCGCCGGCACCGCCAGCTCCGACCAGGCCGGCTTCGCAGCCACGGCGGGTGAGGCCGAGGGTGAGGCGACAGCGGGTGATGCCGCGACGGCCGGTGACGTCGCCGCGACGCACGTGAGCACGAGACAGACCATGACCGCACGGAGACCGTTCACGAGACCCCCCAGGACGCGACGGTCGCACCGACCACTGGGGTACGCCCCACCGTGCACAGACCGCATCCGGCCGAACACGGGCCCCGCTGGAGGCCCGCCGCCTCCGTCAGGCGGGCGGTGCCGGGGTCTTGCGGGCGAGCAGGTGGACTTCCTTGAACTGCCGCCGGTCGGTGGGCTGCGGCTCGCGCACCAGCCGGGCCGTCTCGGTCAGCCCGGACTCGCGCAGCAGCGCGGCGAGACGATCGGGCGACCACCGGTAGGCCGGCGCGACGGCGTGGTCGAAGACCTGCGTCGGGTGGGCCGGGCCGTCGGTCGCCGAGAAGCCGATCAGCAGATGGCCGCCGGGCGCGAGCACCCGATGGAACTCGCCCAGGATGACGGGAAGTTGGCTGGGCGGAGTGTGGATGACGGACCATCGTGCGAGTACGCCGTCGAGCTCGCCGTCGCGGATGTCCAACGCGGTCATCGAACCCACCTCGAACCGCAGCTCGGGATGGGCCTGCCGAGCCAACTCGATCATCGCGGGAGAGGCGTCGACCCCGAACGCCTCCAGCCCCGACCCGGCCAGGTGAGCGGTGACATGGCCGGGCCCGCACCCCAGGTCCGCGACCCTGCCGTCCCCGGCCGCGCGGACCACCTCGGCGAGGACACCCAACATCGCGCGGTCCAGAGGGAGATCGCGCAGTGAGTCGTGGAACAGCTGGGCGTAGGTGACGGCGGCGGCGTCGTAGGCCTCGCGGGTGGCACGGAGATCATCGAGGCGGAGATCATCGAGATGAGGAGCGTCGTGTTCGACCATGCGCGCGACGTTAGCCCCCTGCCCTCCCCGTCGCATGGGTCGGCAGCCGCTCCCCCTCGACACACGCCCCCCGTTGACAGAATGCACCTTTATGCCGGTTTGAGGATGGTATGCCGGACACTGGGCAGTAGGAGAGGGGAGGCCGAGCGTGCTGACCGTAGTCCGTGACCAACTGAGCCAGGCCCTGTTCCGCCGTGTCGCCGGACCCGACGGACCGGCGGTGCGGGCTCGCATACACGACACCCCCGGGCCGCGCTGGTTCGGGCCCGACCGCCCGATCGGCACGGTTCACGGTGACGCCTCGATGTTCATCGGCGGGTTGAGCGCACTGCTGCTGCAGTCCCTCCACCCGCTCGCCATGGCGGCGGTGGCCGGGCACTCCGGCTACCGCGGCGACCCGTGGGGCCGGCTGCAGCGCACCAGCACGTTCCTGGCCATGACCACCTACGGCACCGCCACGGACGCCCAGCGGGCGGTCGATCGCGTCCGCGGGATCCACGAGCGGATCCGGGGGACCACCGCCGAGGGGGTGCCCTATCACGCGGCCGATCCGCATCTGCTCGGCTGGGTGCACGCCGCCGAGACGGAGAGCTTCCTGCGCGCCCACGAACACTACGGAGCCCGTCCCCTGGATGCCGTCGGCTACGACGCCTATGTCGCCGACACCGCGCGCGTCGCCGAGGCGCTCGGGGTGACCGACCCGCCGCGTGACCGCCACGAGCTGTCCGAGCGCCTGTGCGCCTACCGGCCCGAGCTGCGGGCCACGCCCGAGGCCTGGGCCGCCGCCCGCTTCCTGCTGTTCCAGCCTCCCCTGCCCCTCGTGGTACGGCCCTTCTACGGCGCCCTGGCCGTGAACGCCGTCGCACTGCTCCCGCACTGGGCCCGCGGCATGCTGTGGCTGCCCCGCGTGCCGGTCGTCGAGAACCTCGCCGTACGCCCCACCGGCCAGGCCGTGACGCGGACCATCCGCTGGGCCATGGCCCCGTCCCGCCCGTCCGGGCGCGCCGGGAAGTGAGGCGCACGTGACGGACCCCTCCGGCTCCGCGCGGGAGCCGCGGCCGCCCCACCACCACCGACTGCGGTCCCGGTGGCACGACTCGGCCGCCGGACGGCTCTGGCGGCACGGCAGCGAACTGGAACTGCTGCACCGGGCCATGGGCTTCTCCGCGTTCGGCCTGGTGACGCTGGTTCCCCTGTTGATCGTCGTGGCTGCGGCGCTGCCCTTCCAGGAGCGGAGCTTCGCCCTGTGGGTGATCGACGCGATGAGCCTGTCCGGGCGTCCGGCCGACGTGGTGCTCGACCTGTTCGCCGCACCGCGCAAGGTGCTGAGCGCGACCAGCCTCCTCAGTGGGCTGCTCGTCGCGCTGTTCGGCGTCAGCTTCGCCGCGAGTGTGCAGAACGGCTACGAGAGGATCTGGGAGGTGCCCGCCGGTCCCTGGCACCATGCGTGGCGCCGCGTCGTGTGGCTGGCCGCGCTCCTGGGATATCTGTTGGCCGAGACGCGGAGCGGGGCGGTACTGCGGGACGGGCTCGCACAGTCGGCCGTACGCGTCGTCCTCGCCTTGCTGTTCGGGGTGCTGTTCTTCTGGTGGGGCCAGCACTTCCTGCTGGGTGAGCGGGTGCCGTGGGGCGCCCTGTTCCCGGGCGCGTTGGCCACGGTGGCGGGCCTGGGCGGCCTGCGCTGGTTCTCGGACCAGGTGTTCTCACCGCTGATCGTGAGCAACGCGATCACCTACGGGGCGGTCGGCACCGTTCTGATCATCCAGTCCTGGCTCATCGGCGTCGGCTTCGTGGTGTTCGGCGGCGCGCTGCTGGGCCGCCATGTGCACGAGAGGCGGGGTCGGCACGGTCGACACGACAGTCTGTCTCCGTAGGCGACGGGCCAACCGCTGCTCCGGGGCCGGTCCCGTTCGTCGGCCGCTCAGTCGCAGCAGTCGCAGCAGCACTTGCACGGGTTGCAGCAGCCGCCACCACCGCCGCCGCAGCCGTCACCCGAACCACCACCGGAACCGCCGGAGCCACTCGGCCCGCCGGAGCCGCCGGAGCCGCCCGAACCACCGGAGGATCCGCCCGAGTGGCCGCCACCCGAGCCTCCGAACCAGCCGTCACCCCCGGAGCCGTTCTGTCCCGAGCCGCCGCCGCGATTGCCCTCGCCGAACTGCCAGGGCTCTCCCTCGTCGGGGCCGCCGTCGTCGTCGTTGCAGGTGCAGCAGCTGAGGCACAGCCCGCACCGGCCGCACAGCCGGCGCCAGCGGCCACAGCGCCGGCACTCCCCTTCCCGTGGCCGGTCCGACACCATCGCAGCGCCCTCCGGGGCCGCGCCCGCGAGCGCACCGACGCCGCAGGTGGTTCCGGTTGCGGTCTCCGAGGGCGGCTCCGTCGTCCTTCGGCTTCCCAGCCAGGGCAGCATGCGCGGGCCCCGCGCCTGGTGGCGGCGCCGGTGGTGGCGGTGCCGGGGGTCGAAGACACGGTCGACGGCACGCTGCAACTCGTCGCCCAGAAGCGCCCGGGCCAACCGCCCGTCGACGAACTCGGCGTCGGACAGGGCAAGTCGGATCCCGTGGACGGCGTCGTCGCAGAGCCGGCGTACCTCGGCGCGGTCCGCACCGGTCACGGCGATCGGGTTCCACGCGCCGGAGGCCTCGTCGGCGTCGAGGTCCTCCACCGCGTCCAGCAGGTGCGCCAGGCGACCGAAGAGACGGCCGGCCTCCGCCAGCGGTTCGGCGTTGCCCAGGCGGTCGGCGAGCACCGCGGTGTGCGCGAAGGCGGCGGCGGTCGCCGTCTCCGTGGGCTCCGTGACCGCCAGCAGCGAGCCGCCGGGACCGGTCGACCGCTCGATCTCCGACTGGCGTTCGACCGCGCCGAGCAGGACCGCGGTGTCGAAGCCGAGCCGTTGGCCGCCCGCGGCGCCCGCGCGGTCCCAGCCGTGGGCGATGCGGCGTGCCGCCAGCGTCACCGGGCGGCGCCCCAACAGACCGTCGCCGTCGGCCACATGGTCACGTATCTTCGCCGCCGCCAGCACCAACGACACCGTGGCCGCCAGCCGCGCGCCCTCGCCCTGCGCCACGTCCGCCGACCGCATCCCGCGCAGCGGGCACGGACCGGCGCCCCGCCGCCGGTCGCCGGTGCGCTCCGACTGCGCCTCGGTCAGCACCGAGACGATCAGACCGTCGTAGTTGGTGGCCACCCGCGCGAACTGCCCGTACTCTCCGCGCAGCGCCAGGCACAGCCCGCACAGATGCGCCATCCACTCGGTGCGCATGCCCTCGCCCAGGCGATGACGGCATGGCCTGATGATTCCGAACACCGAAGATCTCCCCCGTGGCCACCGCCCCGGCCACCGCCGGACGGACCGGACGTCACCGCAGGTGACGTGATGTGCGGCCGACATCCTAGAGGGTCGATTCGGAAGAATGTCCAGAGAGGGGAGAAGGGGGCTGTTCGAGATCAACCACGCCGGGAGGAGGCGAGCCCTCGATGCCTTCCGGGAGGCCGCGGGGAGGTGAGGAGGAGCCTGTCGAGCGCGTGAGCGCGCCCCGGCGGCGCCCCACCCGGGGCCGCCGCCGGACACGCCCTGGCAGGTGCGGTGAGCAAGTGCCAGACGGCATGCCAAAACGTTCATTCGAGCATGTGTACACCCGGGCCGCACAGCAATACTGCGCCGATGACGCAGGGCATTCAAAGTTCCCATACCACCGCCACCGGGGCGGCGACCTCACCTCCCGGGTGACGGCCGACACCACCTTGCTGCGGGAGGTCGTCTCGCAGGCCCTGGTCGATCTCATGACGGGAAGCCTGGTCGCCGCCGGGGCGATCGCCCTCATGGTGTGGCTGGACCCTCTGCTGCTGCTCCTGGTCGCCGTCACCGTGGCAGCGGCGGCCGTGGCGGTCGCCTCGCTGCTCACCGGCATCAGGAACGCGTCCGAACACATGCAGGGCTCGGTCGGCGCCGTCGCCGCCGACATGGAACGCGTCCTGGGCGCCCTGCCGATGGTGCGTGTGCACCGCGCGGAGGAGCGCGAAGCGGCCGGCATCGGCGCCCGTGTGGACGCGGCCTACGGCGCGGGAGTGCGCACCGCGAAGCTCGCCTCCATGATGATCCGCCGTCGAACCCGCCGTCCAGGGATCCTTCCTCATCGTCCTGGTCGTCGGCGGCCTGCGCGTGGGCGGTCATGCGGGCTCCCTCGGTGACCTCGTCGCGTTCCTGCTGTACGCCTCCTACCTCGTCCTGCCGCTGCCCTCCGTCTTCCGCGCCATGGGCCTCGTCCAACGCGGGATGGGCGCCTACCAGCGCATCGACGAGGTACTCCGCCTCCCTGTGGAGCCCACGGCGCCCCAGAACCCGAAGGGCCCGGCGCCCGCACCGCGGCCGACCGGGCCGTCCGGCACCCGCGAACAGCCCGTCCTCGCCCTGCGCGACGTCCACTTCGGCTGCGCCCCGGAGCGGCCGGTCCTGCGCGGTGTCGCGTTCGCCGTCCCACAGCGCCGGCACGTGGCCCTGGTGGGCAGGTCCGGCGCCGGCAAGAGCACGGTGTTCGCCCTGGCCGCGAGGTTCTGCGAGCCGGATGCGGGCACCTTGCTCTTCGACGGGCGCCCCGCGACCGAACTCACCCGTGGCGCCTGTCGCCAGGGCATCGTCGAACTGGCCCGGCTGGAAGAGGTCGTCGAGCGGCTGCCCGGGGGCCTTGCCGCCGTCATCGGTGAACGCGGCGGCACCCTCTCCGGCGGAGAACGTCAACGTGTCGCCCTCGCCCGCGCGTTGCTGGCCGCCCCCGCGCTGCTCCTCCTGGACGAGCCCACCTCCCACCTCGACGCGATCAACGAATCGGCGCTCACCACCGTCATGAAGGACATCGCCCAGGAGTGCGCCCTGCTGGTCGTCGCCCACCGTCTGTCCACCGTGCAGCACGCCGACCACATCGTGGTGCTCCAGGACGGCCGCACAGCCGCCGGACGCCACGAGGAATTGTCGGCCGGCAGTGCCCTCTATCGCGAGCTCGCCGCGAGCCAGATGCTCCGGGCGGGCGGTCAAGGGGCGTAGTCGTAGAGCCCCCTGCCCGTCTTGCGGCCCAGCATGCCGGCCTCTACCAGGCGCCGCAGGAGCGGTGGCGGGGCGTACTGGGGCTCGCGGAACTCGTCGTGGAGGGCCTCCGCGATGGAGGTGACCACGTCGAGCCCGATCAGGTCGGCGAGCCGCAGCGGGCCCATCGGGTGGGAGCAGCCCAGCGTCATGGCGTCGTCCACCGTCTCCGCCGACGCGTGGCCCGCCTCCACCATGCGTACCGCGGCCAGGAGGTACGGAATGAGCAGGGCGTTGACCGTGAAGCCGGCGCGGTCCGGGGACCGGATGACGCGCTTGCCGAGCGTGTCCGTCACGAATTCCTCGGCCCGTACCGCGGTCTTCTCCCGGGTGAGGAGGGTGGGGACCAGCTCGACCAGCGGCAGGGCGGGCACCGGGTTGAAGAAGTGGACGCCCAGCACCCGGCCGCCGTCGGCGGTGGCCCGGGCCAGTCTGAGGACCGAGAGGGAGGAGGTGTTGGAGGCGAGGACGGTCTCGGGGTCCTGGAGCACCTGGTCCAGCCTGGCGAACAGGTCGCGCTTGGCCTGCTCGTCCTCGCTGATCGACTCGATGACCAGCTGCCGGTCGGCCAGTTCGGCCAGGTCACTGGTGTACGACACTCGGGCCAGGGCGTTCTCGTGGTCCCGGTCGGTGATCCGGCCCTTGCCCAGCGCCCGGTCGAGCGAGCCGGTGAGCCGCGCCCTGCCCCTGACGAGCGAGTCGGGCGAGGATGCCGCGACCACGACGTCGACTCCGGCGAGGGCGCAGACGTGCGCGATGCCCGAGCCCATGACACCGCAGCCCACGACTCCGACCTTCTGGATGGCGTTCATCGCCCGGTCCCCCCTCGTCCGGCGACCACCGGCTCGGGCGCGGGGGTCGCCGGAGCGGCGTCGCGCAGCAGGTTCAGCCGATCCTCGCCCACGCGGTCCCGCAGGACCTGGTCGGTCACCCCGAGACCGGGCCGGGGCGCAAGACACAGGACGCCGACCTTGCCGGTGTGCCGGTTGGTCTGTACGAGCCGGGCGGCCTCCGCCACCTCGGCGAGCGGGTGGACGGCGGAGAGCACCGGAACGAGGTGGCCGAGCCGGAACAGCCGGTTGCACTCGGCCTGTTCCTGGAGGTTCGCGGCGTGGCTGCCCACGATCCGTTTGAGGTGCATCCACAAGTACCGGTTGTCGAAACGGTGTTGATAGCCGGTGCTGGATCCGCAGGTGACCACGGTGCCGCCGCGGCGGACGACGAAGACCGAGATGGCGAACGTGGCCCTGCCTATGTAGTCGAACACGACGTGCGGGTCCTCGCCGGTCTCGGCGCGGATGATCCTGCCGAGGCGTTTGCCGGCCTCTATGCTCGCGTCCGGGTCGTCTGCGAGATCGCCGTCCAGGCCGATGTCGGCGCGGTTGATGACGACGTCGCAGCCGAGCGCCCGCGCCCGTCGGCTCTTCTCCTGCGTGCTGACGACACCCACGGCGATGCCGCCGGCGTTCTTCACCAGCTGGACGGCGTAGGCGCCGAGTCCGCCGGTGGCGCCCCAGATCAGCACGATGTCGCCCTGTTTGATCCGGGCGCCCCGGTCGCTGACCAGCATCCGGTAGGAGGTGGCGGCGCACAGCATCGTCGAGGCGGCTTCCTCCCAGGTGAGGTGGGCCGGCTTGGGGAGCAGTTGGCTGGCCCGGACCACCGCGTAGTGGGCCAGTCCGCCGAAGTTCGTCTCGAAACCCCAGATGCGCTGCTCGGCACCGAGCATGCCGTCGGCGTGGGTGGCGGGTTCCTGGTCGTCCACCTGGACGCAGCTGACGACGACGTGCTCGCCCACCTGCCAGCGCCGTACCCCGGCACCCGTGCGGACGATGACTCCGGCGGCGTCGGATCCGACGACGTGCCGGGGCAGGTCGTGCCTGGCGGCGGATCCGCCCTGGCGGCCCAGTCTGCGCAGGAAGGTGAAGGTCGGTACGGGTTCGAAGGTCGCCGACCAGACGGTGTTGTAGTTGATGGAGCTGGCCATCACGGCGATCAGCACTTCGTCCACGGCCAGTTCGGGCATGGGTACGGGACCGACCCGGAGGGTGCGGCGTACGTCCCGGTCGGCGGCGTCGCCGAACACGTTCACGTCCTCGGCGCGCAGATGGGCGGCGGTGTACTCGGTGGGCAGGGGTTCCTTCGCCAGCCGGTCGGGGGGCGCGCCGGCGAGCACCGCTTCGGTCAAGGGGTCCATGGGGGGCTCCTGAATCGTGGTCACTGGGCGGTCCACGGACGGGCGCGGACGGGCCGAGGGGGGGGCGGCAGCACGGAGAGGCCGGCTGCGGGAGGTTGGGGGGAGGGGGACGGCGGGGGGCTGGGGAGAGGGGACGGCGTACGGCTGGGGAGGGGGACGGCTGGGGAGGGGGACGGCGGCGACGTCTGGGTGGGGACGGGCCGGGCGGCGGTCTGCGGCCGCCCGGGGTTCACCCGGACGCGGCCCGGGGTGCCACGACCGGCGGCAGCCGTACCCGTAGTTCACCCACCAGTCGGCGGCCGACCAGGTCGACGCCGGTCCGCTCCGCCTCGGCGAGGGCCTCGACGAGTCCGGCGCGGTCGTCGTCCGTCCAGTTCACGGTCGGCGGGCGCAGTAGGTACGTCCCTTGCGGCTCCCCCGTCCGGCCTGGGCGAACGCTCCGGAAGAGGGTGTGCAGGTACCACCGGA encodes the following:
- a CDS encoding DUF5685 family protein, whose translation is MFGIIRPCRHRLGEGMRTEWMAHLCGLCLALRGEYGQFARVATNYDGLIVSVLTEAQSERTGDRRRGAGPCPLRGMRSADVAQGEGARLAATVSLVLAAAKIRDHVADGDGLLGRRPVTLAARRIAHGWDRAGAAGGQRLGFDTAVLLGAVERQSEIERSTGPGGSLLAVTEPTETATAAAFAHTAVLADRLGNAEPLAEAGRLFGRLAHLLDAVEDLDADEASGAWNPIAVTGADRAEVRRLCDDAVHGIRLALSDAEFVDGRLARALLGDELQRAVDRVFDPRHRHHRRRHQARGPRMLPWLGSRRTTEPPSETATGTTCGVGALAGAAPEGAAMVSDRPREGECRRCGRWRRLCGRCGLCLSCCTCNDDDGGPDEGEPWQFGEGNRGGGSGQNGSGGDGWFGGSGGGHSGGSSGGSGGSGGSGGPSGSGGSGGGSGDGCGGGGGGCCNPCKCCCDCCD
- the ccrA gene encoding crotonyl-CoA carboxylase/reductase, which produces MDPLTEAVLAGAPPDRLAKEPLPTEYTAAHLRAEDVNVFGDAADRDVRRTLRVGPVPMPELAVDEVLIAVMASSINYNTVWSATFEPVPTFTFLRRLGRQGGSAARHDLPRHVVGSDAAGVIVRTGAGVRRWQVGEHVVVSCVQVDDQEPATHADGMLGAEQRIWGFETNFGGLAHYAVVRASQLLPKPAHLTWEEAASTMLCAATSYRMLVSDRGARIKQGDIVLIWGATGGLGAYAVQLVKNAGGIAVGVVSTQEKSRRARALGCDVVINRADIGLDGDLADDPDASIEAGKRLGRIIRAETGEDPHVVFDYIGRATFAISVFVVRRGGTVVTCGSSTGYQHRFDNRYLWMHLKRIVGSHAANLQEQAECNRLFRLGHLVPVLSAVHPLAEVAEAARLVQTNRHTGKVGVLCLAPRPGLGVTDQVLRDRVGEDRLNLLRDAAPATPAPEPVVAGRGGTGR
- a CDS encoding class I SAM-dependent methyltransferase, coding for MVEHDAPHLDDLRLDDLRATREAYDAAAVTYAQLFHDSLRDLPLDRAMLGVLAEVVRAAGDGRVADLGCGPGHVTAHLAGSGLEAFGVDASPAMIELARQAHPELRFEVGSMTALDIRDGELDGVLARWSVIHTPPSQLPVILGEFHRVLAPGGHLLIGFSATDGPAHPTQVFDHAVAPAYRWSPDRLAALLRESGLTETARLVREPQPTDRRQFKEVHLLARKTPAPPA
- a CDS encoding oxygenase MpaB family protein; the encoded protein is MLTVVRDQLSQALFRRVAGPDGPAVRARIHDTPGPRWFGPDRPIGTVHGDASMFIGGLSALLLQSLHPLAMAAVAGHSGYRGDPWGRLQRTSTFLAMTTYGTATDAQRAVDRVRGIHERIRGTTAEGVPYHAADPHLLGWVHAAETESFLRAHEHYGARPLDAVGYDAYVADTARVAEALGVTDPPRDRHELSERLCAYRPELRATPEAWAAARFLLFQPPLPLVVRPFYGALAVNAVALLPHWARGMLWLPRVPVVENLAVRPTGQAVTRTIRWAMAPSRPSGRAGK
- a CDS encoding YhjD/YihY/BrkB family envelope integrity protein, with product MTDPSGSAREPRPPHHHRLRSRWHDSAAGRLWRHGSELELLHRAMGFSAFGLVTLVPLLIVVAAALPFQERSFALWVIDAMSLSGRPADVVLDLFAAPRKVLSATSLLSGLLVALFGVSFAASVQNGYERIWEVPAGPWHHAWRRVVWLAALLGYLLAETRSGAVLRDGLAQSAVRVVLALLFGVLFFWWGQHFLLGERVPWGALFPGALATVAGLGGLRWFSDQVFSPLIVSNAITYGAVGTVLIIQSWLIGVGFVVFGGALLGRHVHERRGRHGRHDSLSP
- a CDS encoding 3-hydroxybutyryl-CoA dehydrogenase, which encodes MNAIQKVGVVGCGVMGSGIAHVCALAGVDVVVAASSPDSLVRGRARLTGSLDRALGKGRITDRDHENALARVSYTSDLAELADRQLVIESISEDEQAKRDLFARLDQVLQDPETVLASNTSSLSVLRLARATADGGRVLGVHFFNPVPALPLVELVPTLLTREKTAVRAEEFVTDTLGKRVIRSPDRAGFTVNALLIPYLLAAVRMVEAGHASAETVDDAMTLGCSHPMGPLRLADLIGLDVVTSIAEALHDEFREPQYAPPPLLRRLVEAGMLGRKTGRGLYDYAP